One genomic region from Agelaius phoeniceus isolate bAgePho1 chromosome 23, bAgePho1.hap1, whole genome shotgun sequence encodes:
- the APLP2 gene encoding amyloid beta precursor like protein 2 isoform X6: MAAAMGSAMLPLLALLGPAAALAGYIEALAANAGTGFAVAEPQIAMFCGKLNMHVNIQTGKWEPDTSGTKSCFGRKEEILQYCQEMYPDLQITNVVEANQPVSIDSWCKRGKKQCKDHTHIVVPYKCLVGEFVSDVLLVPEKCRFFHKERMDVCESHQHWHTVAKEACLTEGMILHSYGMLLPCGVDQFHGTEYVCCPQTKVVDEALSKEEEDEDEDEDYDLYKSEFPTEAGVEDFTGTAVEEDEDEDDEGEEEDDVVEDRDYYYDSYKVDDYNEETPTEPSSDKAMSEKEVSSDMKSVCSQEAMTGPCRAVMPRWYFDPNKRKCIRFIYGGCGGNRNNFESEEYCMAVCKKMMPTDDVDVYFETPADDNEHARFQKAKEQLEVRHHNRMDRVKKEWEEAEHQAVNLPKAERQTLIQHFQAMVKSLEKEAASEKQQLVETHLARVEAMLNDRRRIALENYLAALQADPPRPHRILQALKRYVRAENKDRLHTIRHYQHVLAVDPEKAAQMKSQVMTHLHVIEERMNQSLSLLYKVPYVAEEIQDEIDELLQEQRADMDQFTSSISESQVDVRVSSEESEEIPLDGKPFHPFQVKTFPALPESEGSGMTELDGLIGAEEKVINSKNKVDENVDNDNSLRDDFGFSSSALIGLLVIAVAIATVIVISLVMLRKRQYGTISHGIVEVDPMLTPEERHLSKMQNHGYENPTYKYLEQMQI; this comes from the exons GCCCTTGCAGCCAATGCTGGGACGGGGTTTGCAGTGGCAGAACCTCAAATTGCCATGTTCTGTGGGAAGCTAAATATGCATGTGAACATCCAGACTGGGAAATGGGAACCTGACACTTCTGGGACCAAGAGCTGCTTTGGAAGAAAGGAGGAGATCCTGCAATACTGCCAGGAG ATGTACCCAGACCTTCAGATCACCAACGTGGTAGAAGCCAACCAGCCCGTCAGCATTGACAGCTGGTGCAAGCGTGGGAAGAAGCAGTGCAAGGACCATACTCACATCGTTGTGCCGTACAAGTGCCTGG TGGGTGAGTTTGTAAGTGATGTCCTGTTGGTGCCCGAGAAGTGCCGGTTCTTCCACAAGGAGCGCATGGATGTCTGTGAAAGCCACCAGCACTGGCACACTGTGGCAAAGGAG GCCTGTCTGACAGAAGGGATGATCCTGCACAGCTACgggatgctgctgccctgcGGAGTGGACCAGTTCCATGGAACAGAATATGTGTGCTGTCCTCAGACTAAGGTTGTGGATGAGGCTCTGTCcaaagaggaagaggatgaggatgaggatgaagacTATGACCTCTACAAGAG TGAGTTCCCTACAGAGGCAGGTGTAGAAGACTTCACAGGAACAGCTGTggaggaagatgaggatgaggatgatgaaggggaagaggaggacgATGTGGTGGAAGACCGTGATTACTACTATGACAGCTACAAGGTTGATGACTACAATGAAGAGACACCTACAGAGCCCAGCAGTGACAAGGCTATGTCTGAAAAAGAAGTGAGCAGTGACATGAAAT CTGTCTGCTCCCAGGAGGCCATGACAGGGCCCTGCCGGGCTGTGATGCCTCGTTGGTACTTCGATCCTAACAAGAGAAAATGCATTCGCTTTATATATGGAGGCTGCGGAGGCAACAGGAACAATTTTGAGTCAGAGGAGTATTGTATGGCTGTGTGTAAAAAGATGA TGCCAACTGATGATGTGGATGTCTATTTTGAAACCCCTGCTGATGACAATGAGCATGCCCGCTTCCAGAAGgccaaggagcagctggaggtcAGGCATCACAACCGCATGGACCGG GTGAAAAAAGAGTGGGAGGAAGCAGAGCACCAGGCTGTTAATCTCCCCAAGGCAGAAAGGCAGACTCTGATCCAG CACTTCCAGGCCATGGTAAAATCTCTGGAGAAAGAAGCAGCGagtgagaagcagcagctggtggagACTCACCTGGCTCGTGTGGAAGCCATGCTGAACGATCGCCGTCGCATCGCCCTGGAGAACTacctggctgccctgcaggctGACCCACCACGT ccccaccGCATCCTGCAGGCCCTGAAGCGCTACGTCCGTGCTGAGAACAAGGATAGGCTGCACACCATCCGCCACTACCAGCATGTCCTGGCAGTGGATCCGGAGAAGGCTGCGCAGATGAAATCCCAG GTGATGACACATCTTCATGTGATTGAGGAACGGATGAATCAAAGCTTGTCTCTGCTCTACAAGGTGCCATATGTGGCTGAAGAAATCCAGGATGAGATTG ATGAGCTGCTTCAGGAGCAGCGTGCAGACATGGATCAGTTCACATCCTCCATTTCTGAGTCCCAGGTGGATGTCAGAGTGAGCTCTGAGGAGAGTGAAGAAATTCCCCTGGATGGCAAACCTTTCCACCCATTCCAGGTGAAAACCTTCCCAGCCTTGCCTGAAAGTGAAG GTTCTGGCATGACTGAGCTGGATGGGCTGATTGGTGCTGAAGAAAAAGTGATTAATAGCAAGAACAAGGTGGATGAAAACGTG GATAATGACAACTCCCTCCGTGATGACTTTGGCTTCAGCAGCAGTGCCCTTATTGGGCTGTTGGTGATTGCTGTTGCCATAGCTACTGTTATAGTCATCAGCTTGGTGATGCTGAGGAAGAGGCAGTATGGGACCATCAGCCATGGAATTGTGGAG GTTGACCCGATGCTCACCCCTGAGGAGCGGCATCTGAGCAAGATGCAAAACCATGGCTATGAGAATCCCACTTACAAATACCTGGAGCAGATGCAGATATAA
- the APLP2 gene encoding amyloid beta precursor like protein 2 isoform X4, with product MAAAMGSAMLPLLALLGPAAALAGYIEALAANAGTGFAVAEPQIAMFCGKLNMHVNIQTGKWEPDTSGTKSCFGRKEEILQYCQEMYPDLQITNVVEANQPVSIDSWCKRGKKQCKDHTHIVVPYKCLVGEFVSDVLLVPEKCRFFHKERMDVCESHQHWHTVAKEACLTEGMILHSYGMLLPCGVDQFHGTEYVCCPQTKVVDEALSKEEEDEDEDEDYDLYKSEFPTEAGVEDFTGTAVEEDEDEDDEGEEEDDVVEDRDYYYDSYKVDDYNEETPTEPSSDKAMSEKEVSSDMKSVCSQEAMTGPCRAVMPRWYFDPNKRKCIRFIYGGCGGNRNNFESEEYCMAVCKKMMPTDDVDVYFETPADDNEHARFQKAKEQLEVRHHNRMDRVKKEWEEAEHQAVNLPKAERQTLIQHFQAMVKSLEKEAASEKQQLVETHLARVEAMLNDRRRIALENYLAALQADPPRPHRILQALKRYVRAENKDRLHTIRHYQHVLAVDPEKAAQMKSQVMTHLHVIEERMNQSLSLLYKVPYVAEEIQDEIDELLQEQRADMDQFTSSISESQVDVRVSSEESEEIPLDGKPFHPFQVKTFPALPESEGSGMTELDGLIGAEEKVINSKNKVDENVIDETLDVKEMIFNAERVGGLVDEPDNDNSLRDDFGFSSSALIGLLVIAVAIATVIVISLVMLRKRQYGTISHGIVEVDPMLTPEERHLSKMQNHGYENPTYKYLEQMQI from the exons GCCCTTGCAGCCAATGCTGGGACGGGGTTTGCAGTGGCAGAACCTCAAATTGCCATGTTCTGTGGGAAGCTAAATATGCATGTGAACATCCAGACTGGGAAATGGGAACCTGACACTTCTGGGACCAAGAGCTGCTTTGGAAGAAAGGAGGAGATCCTGCAATACTGCCAGGAG ATGTACCCAGACCTTCAGATCACCAACGTGGTAGAAGCCAACCAGCCCGTCAGCATTGACAGCTGGTGCAAGCGTGGGAAGAAGCAGTGCAAGGACCATACTCACATCGTTGTGCCGTACAAGTGCCTGG TGGGTGAGTTTGTAAGTGATGTCCTGTTGGTGCCCGAGAAGTGCCGGTTCTTCCACAAGGAGCGCATGGATGTCTGTGAAAGCCACCAGCACTGGCACACTGTGGCAAAGGAG GCCTGTCTGACAGAAGGGATGATCCTGCACAGCTACgggatgctgctgccctgcGGAGTGGACCAGTTCCATGGAACAGAATATGTGTGCTGTCCTCAGACTAAGGTTGTGGATGAGGCTCTGTCcaaagaggaagaggatgaggatgaggatgaagacTATGACCTCTACAAGAG TGAGTTCCCTACAGAGGCAGGTGTAGAAGACTTCACAGGAACAGCTGTggaggaagatgaggatgaggatgatgaaggggaagaggaggacgATGTGGTGGAAGACCGTGATTACTACTATGACAGCTACAAGGTTGATGACTACAATGAAGAGACACCTACAGAGCCCAGCAGTGACAAGGCTATGTCTGAAAAAGAAGTGAGCAGTGACATGAAAT CTGTCTGCTCCCAGGAGGCCATGACAGGGCCCTGCCGGGCTGTGATGCCTCGTTGGTACTTCGATCCTAACAAGAGAAAATGCATTCGCTTTATATATGGAGGCTGCGGAGGCAACAGGAACAATTTTGAGTCAGAGGAGTATTGTATGGCTGTGTGTAAAAAGATGA TGCCAACTGATGATGTGGATGTCTATTTTGAAACCCCTGCTGATGACAATGAGCATGCCCGCTTCCAGAAGgccaaggagcagctggaggtcAGGCATCACAACCGCATGGACCGG GTGAAAAAAGAGTGGGAGGAAGCAGAGCACCAGGCTGTTAATCTCCCCAAGGCAGAAAGGCAGACTCTGATCCAG CACTTCCAGGCCATGGTAAAATCTCTGGAGAAAGAAGCAGCGagtgagaagcagcagctggtggagACTCACCTGGCTCGTGTGGAAGCCATGCTGAACGATCGCCGTCGCATCGCCCTGGAGAACTacctggctgccctgcaggctGACCCACCACGT ccccaccGCATCCTGCAGGCCCTGAAGCGCTACGTCCGTGCTGAGAACAAGGATAGGCTGCACACCATCCGCCACTACCAGCATGTCCTGGCAGTGGATCCGGAGAAGGCTGCGCAGATGAAATCCCAG GTGATGACACATCTTCATGTGATTGAGGAACGGATGAATCAAAGCTTGTCTCTGCTCTACAAGGTGCCATATGTGGCTGAAGAAATCCAGGATGAGATTG ATGAGCTGCTTCAGGAGCAGCGTGCAGACATGGATCAGTTCACATCCTCCATTTCTGAGTCCCAGGTGGATGTCAGAGTGAGCTCTGAGGAGAGTGAAGAAATTCCCCTGGATGGCAAACCTTTCCACCCATTCCAGGTGAAAACCTTCCCAGCCTTGCCTGAAAGTGAAG GTTCTGGCATGACTGAGCTGGATGGGCTGATTGGTGCTGAAGAAAAAGTGATTAATAGCAAGAACAAGGTGGATGAAAAC GTAATTGATGAAACCCTTGATGTGAAGGAGATGATTTTCAACGCAGAGCGTGTCGGAGGGCTGGTGGATGAGCCG GATAATGACAACTCCCTCCGTGATGACTTTGGCTTCAGCAGCAGTGCCCTTATTGGGCTGTTGGTGATTGCTGTTGCCATAGCTACTGTTATAGTCATCAGCTTGGTGATGCTGAGGAAGAGGCAGTATGGGACCATCAGCCATGGAATTGTGGAG GTTGACCCGATGCTCACCCCTGAGGAGCGGCATCTGAGCAAGATGCAAAACCATGGCTATGAGAATCCCACTTACAAATACCTGGAGCAGATGCAGATATAA